A region from the Cannabis sativa cultivar Pink pepper isolate KNU-18-1 chromosome 9, ASM2916894v1, whole genome shotgun sequence genome encodes:
- the LOC115721910 gene encoding uncharacterized protein LOC115721910: protein MEVQVKDTVLTPAPLVKVSFSLGSEIYSANANNGTLSEQLVSLKEASMSILKEYITKHNVPNDVPDEPLDGSSSENDDALEKPPVKSKKTKIN from the coding sequence ATGGAGGTTCAAGTCAAAGATACAGTTCTAACACCTGCACCTCTGGTTAAGGTTTCATTCTCACTTGGCTCGGAAATTTATTCTGCCAATGCAAATAATGGAACCCTTTCTGAGCAACTGGTTTCATTGAAAGAGGCAAGCATGAGCATATTGAAAGAATACATCACCAAACATAATGTTCCCAATGATGTCCCTGACGAACCGCTTGACGGGAGTTCATCGGAAAATGATGATGCGCTTGAGAAGCCGCCAGTCAAGTCTAAGAAAACAAAGATAAATTGA
- the LOC133031477 gene encoding histidine kinase CKI1-like codes for MVEGLKDDINSSSNNLHSRLKSQIERITRIFSQTTSSTPNLATFLNNTLIKSNISFSDIENKVAPILFQTLVMTPHLSQISYIGLEGQLIFSYGKDQLNNQTFALHSNSSSSSSKTNNNTWYKQSVDHSTGKLLGDVVKFNPNITTNATWFRELAFKSMNGSYAYLGTKWDNGHDLLLLKSATINNVNKGVIILGFLVKELVDEYYDEVNLVGGSLYLTTKDGQMIVNDEIKGTQLKFNVVVDDHDDNTGNSNVLVSFELVKPNTHIGNVTCHPYIGTSSTTRATVINIQGASYNFYCSSLDLIGVQSVYVLALPQSGLIKFIHKHIKGQLILLISIMVLTIFLIFYFVLKNFRDAIVENYLRATLIKQMEATKLAQKKNEDQNLAFARASHDIRAPLAGISGLIDFSYKEVAPGSDLETNLRHIDKCTDDLIGIVNTILDTSKIEAGMMQLEEVEFQMAQLLEEVIE; via the exons ATGGTTGAAGGTTTAAAAGATGATATAAATTCAAGTTCCAACAATTTACATTCAAGACTCAAATCCCAAATTGAGAGGATTACAAGGATTTTTAGTCAAACAACTTCTTCTACACCTAATTTGGCTACATTTCTCAATAACACACTCATTAAGTCTAATATCTCATTTTCGGACATTGAGAATAAG gtGGCTCCAATTTTGTTTCAAACACTAGTGATGACCCCACACTTGAGTCAAATCTCATACATAGGATTGGAAGGTCAACTCATTTTCTCCTATGGCAAGGACCAACTCAACAATCAAACATTTGCATTGCACTccaattcttcttcttcatcatccaAGACTAATAATAATACTTGGTACAAACAAAGTGTGGATCATAGCACTGGAAAGCTACTTGGAGATGTAGTCAAATTCAACCCAAATATCACCACTAATGCAACTTGGTTTAGAGAATTAGCCTTCAAGAGCATGAATGGCTCTTATGCTTATTTGGGTACTAAATGGGACAATGGTCATGATCTCTTACTCCTTAAATCAGCCACTATTAATAATGTTAATAAAGGGGTTATCATTTTGGGATTTTTGGTGAAGGAATTGGTAGATGAGTACTATGATGAGGTTAATCTTGTTGGTGGGAGTTTGTATTTGACTACCAAAGATGGTCAAATGATTGTTAATGATGAAATTAAAGGGACTCAGTTGAAGTTTAATGTTGTTGTGGATGATCATGATGACAATACTGGTAATAGTAATGTTTTGGTTTCTTTTGAATTGGTTAAACCAAATACTCATATTGGAAATGTTACTTGTCATCCTTATATTGGTACTTCATCAACAACAAGAGCTACGGTTATCAACATTCAAGGAGCAAGTTACAACTTTTATTGTTCTTCACTTGATTTGATTGGGGTTCAATCT GTTTATGTATTAGCACTCCCACAAAGTGGATTAATCAAGTTTATTCATAAACACATTAAGGGACAACTCATTCTCCTCATATCAATAATGGTTCTAACCATATTCCTCATTTTCTACTTTGTTTTGAAAAACTTTAGAGATGCCATAGTAGAGAACTATTTGAGAGCAACTCTTATAAAACAAATGGAGGCAACTAAACtagctcaaaagaagaatgaagATCAAAATCTAGCTTTTGCTAGAGCTAGCCATGATATTCGAGCTCCGTTGGCTGGCATTAGTGGTCTCATAGATTTTTCTTATAAGGAAGTTGCTCCTGGTTCTGATCTCGAAACAAATTTAAGACACATTGATAAGTGTACTGATGATCTTATAG GTATAGTGAACACCATTCTTGACACAAGCAAAATTGAAGCTGGAATGATGCAGTTAGAAGAGGTTGAATTTCAAATGGCTCAACTTTTGGAAGAG GTGATAGAATAA
- the LOC115723124 gene encoding histidine kinase CKI1: MVEGLKDDINSSSNNLHSRLKSQIERITRIFSQTTSSTPNLATFLNNTLIKSNISFSDIENKVAPILFQTLVMTPHLSQISYVGLEGQLIFSYGKDQLNNQTFALHSNSSSSSKTNNNNTWYRQSVDHNTGKLLGDVVKFNPNITTNATWFRELAFKSMNGSYAYLGSKWDNGHDLLLLKSATINNVNKGVIILGFLVKELVDEYYDEVNLVGGSLYLTTKDGQMIVNDEIKGTQLKFNVVVDDHDDNNGNSNVLVSFELVKPNTHIGNVTCHPYIGISSTTRANVINIQGASYNFYCSSLDLIGVQSVSTVLFDQVYVLALPQSGLIKFIHKHIKGQLILLISIMVLTIFLIFYFVLKNFRDAIVENYLRATLIKQMEATKLAQKKNEDQNLAFARASHDIRAPLAGISGLIDFSYKEVAPGSDLETNLRHIDKCTDDLIGIVNTILDTSKIEAGMMQLEEVEFQMAQLLEEVVDLYHSSGAKRKVDLILDPCDASVIKFSHVKGDRIKLKQILGNLLSNAIKCTPEHGHVVLRAWAKKPSSTSSSTINSSSSNRQSLIRLLSCLSYKNKADEEEFDQVMGDPHVMEFVFEVDDTGKGIPKEKQKDLFENYVQDKETYVLKEGTGLGLGIVKSLVQLMHGKISIVDKDIGEKGACFRFNILLSVCEDVFDSNKDELDSNELLSIDIRTPNCSPTLSVLTHQTPKADRSYVILMIHNHERRRVSHKFMKRLGIKVFVVEEWDQLLSTLEKVKCIKYGNNINSDSSNNSSSTSQSPYLGVEATNKDGTNYIRSLFKKTSTNPRLLQRKTGGLVVLVMDVTTAGPISQLSKMVSKFKNSVRDTCCCRVVWLVNSVSSYKSFFEQDDIIMHKPFHGTRLYQVVKLLPEFGGSLSSPKASSSSNASTPSTTHQQVRKVSTKVSSSSNVEFGSTSKGLSSFFRYKTQFQGEIPEEKRKLTKTGSSSSSSSTPSKNQLLPLSEKRILVVDDDFVARALVSRLIIMHGGTTSLCSDGKEAFQLISNELANPLKHGDSMMTLPYDYILMDCEMPIMDGFEATREIRKVEKSYGVHIPIIGLTAHDPNSKEAKKTKQVGMDYCLSKPLKHHDLLKALDSL; encoded by the exons ATGGTTGAAGGTTTAAAAGATGATATAAATTCAAGTTCCAACAATTTACATTCAAGACTCAAATCCCAAATTGAGAGGATTACAAGGATTTTTAGTCAAACAACTTCTTCTACACCTAATTTGGCTACATTTCTCAATAACACACTCATTAAGTCTAATATCTCATTTTCGGACATTGAGAATAAG gtGGCTCCAATTTTGTTTCAAACACTAGTGATGACCCCACACTTGAGTCAAATCTCATACGTAGGATTGGAAGGTCAACTCATTTTCTCCTATGGCAAGGACCAACTCAACAATCAAACATTTGCATTGCACTCCAATTCTTCTTCATCATCCaagactaataataataatacttggTACAGACAAAGTGTGGATCATAACACTGGAAAGCTACTTGGAGATGTAGTCAAATTCAACCCAAATATCACCACTAATGCAACTTGGTTTAGAGAATTAGCCTTCAAGAGCATGAATGGCTCTTATGCTTATTTGGGTAGCAAATGGGACAATGGTCATGATCTCTTACTCCTTAAATCAGCCACTATTAATAATGTTAATAAAGGGGTTATCATTTTGGGATTTTTGGTGAAGGAATTGGTTGATGAGTACTATGATGAGGTTAATCTTGTTGGTGGGAGTTTGTATTTGACTACCAAAGATGGTCAAATGATTGTTAATGATGAGATTAAAGGGACTCAGTTGAAGTTTAATGTTGTTGTGGATGATCATGATGACAATAATGGTAATAGTAATGTTTTGGTTTCTTTTGAATTGGTTAAACCAAATACTCATATTGGAAATGTTACTTGTCATCCTTATATTGGTATTTCATCAACAACAAGAGCTAATGTTATTAACATTCAAGGAGCAAGTTACAACTTTTATTGTTCTTCACTTGATTTGATTGGAGTTCAATCTGTAAGTACAGTATTA TTTGATCAGGTTTATGTATTAGCACTCCCACAAAGTGGATTAATCAAGTTTATTCATAAACACATTAAGGGACAACTCATTCTCCTCATATCAATAATGGTTCTAACCATATTCCTCATTTTCTACTTTGTTTTGAAAAACTTTAGAGATGCCATAGTAGAGAACTATTTGAGAGCAACTCTTATAAAACAAATGGAGGCAACTAAACtagctcaaaagaagaatgaagATCAAAATCTAGCTTTTGCTAGAGCTAGCCATGATATTCGAGCTCCGTTGGCTGGCATTAGTGGTCTCATAGATTTTTCTTATAAGGAAGTTGCTCCTGGTTCTGATCTCGAAACAAATTTAAGACACATTGATAAGTGTACTGATGATCTTATAG GTATAGTGAACACCATTCTTGACACAAGCAAAATTGAAGCTGGAATGATGCAGTTAGAAGAGGTTGAATTTCAAATGGCTCAACTTTTGGAAGAGGTAGTTGATCTTTACCACTCTTCTGGAGCTAAAAGAAAAGTTGATTTGATTTTGGATCCATGTGATGCTTCTGTGATAAAGTTTTCACATGTCAAAGGTGATAGAATAAAGCTTAAACAAATTCTAGGCAATTTGTTAAGCAATGCTATAAAATGTACCCCGGAACATGGACATGTAGTTCTTAGAGCTTGGGCTAAAAAACCAAGTTCAACAAGCTCAAGTACCATCAATTCCTCCTCCTCGAATCGACAAAGCCTAATCCGATTGTTGTCATGCTTGTCTTACAAGAACAAAGCCGACGAGGAAGAATTTGATCAAGTCATGGGCGATCCACATGTTATGGAGTTTGTGTTTGAAGTGGATGATACAGGGAAAGGAATTCCAAAGGAAAAACAAAAGGATCTTTTCGAAAACTATGTTCAAGACAAAGAAACTTATGTACTTAAAGAAGGCACTGGTTTAGGACTTGGCATTGTCAAGTCATTG GTGCAGTTGATGCATGGAAAAATCAGTATTGTTGACAAGGACATTGGCGAAAAGGGAGCTTGTTTCAGGTTCAATATTCTTCTATCTGTTTGTGAAGATGTGTTTGACAGTAATAAGGATGAATTGGATAGTAATGAGTTGTTATCTATTGACATTCGAACTCCGAATTGTAGTCCTACTTTGAGTGTTCTTACTCATCAAACTCCCAAGGCAGATAGATCTTATGTTATACTAATGATTCATAACCATGAAAGAAGAAGAGTTTCACATAAGTTTATGAAGAGACTTGGGATAAAAGTTTTTGTAGTGGAAGAGTGGGATCAACTTCTTAGTACTCTTGAGAAAGTAAAGTGCATCAAGTATGGGAACAACATCAATTCTGATTCAAGCAATAACTCATCATCAACAAGCCAGAGTCCTTATCTTGGTGTTGAAGCAACAAATAAGGATGGAACAAACTACATACGCTCTCTCTTCAAAAAGACTAGTACTAATCCTCGTCTTCTTCAGCGCAAAACAGGCGGGTTGGTAGTGTTGGTTATGGATGTTACTACTGCTGGACCGATTTCTCAACTGTCTAAGATGGTTAGTAAGTTCAAAAACAGCGTTCGGGACACTTGTTGCTGCAGAGTTGTTTGGCTGGTAAATTCGGTGTCCAGTTACAAATCTTTCTTTGAACAAGATGATATTATCATGCACAAGCCTTTTCATGGGACTCGGTTGTATCAGGTGGTAAAACTTCTTCCCGAGTTTGGAGGTTCTTTGTCGTCGCCAAAAGCTAGTAGTAGTAGCAATGCTAGTACACCAAGTACTACTCATCAACAAGTCAGAAAAGTTTCAACTAAGGTTTCTTCTAGCAGCAATGTTGAATTTGGTAGTACAAGTAAAGGGTTGTCATCTTTTTTTAGATACAAGACTCAATTCCAAGGTGAAATaccagaagaaaaaagaaaattgacCAAGACTGGTAGCAGTAGCAGTAGTAGTAGTACTCCTAGTAAGAATCAACTGCTACCATTGAGTGAGAAGAGAATTTTGGTTGTTGATGACGATTTCGTTGCTCGAGCATTGGTGAGTCGGTTGATCATAATGCATGGTGGAACTACTAGTCTGTGTTCAGATGGAAAAGAAGCTTTTCAACTTATTTCCAATGAACTGGCCAATCCACTGAAACATGGAGATTCTATGATGACTTTGCCTTATGATTATATCCTAATGGATTGTGAG ATGCCTATAATGGATGGATTTGAAGCAACTAGGGAGATAAGAAAAGTGGAGAAATCTTATGGTGTTCATATACCAATTATAGGACTAACTGCTCATGATCCAAATTCTAAGGAAGCTAAGAAGACAAAACAAGTTGGAATGGATTATTGTCTAAGTAAACCCTTGAAGCATCATGATCTGTTAAAAGCCTTGGATTCCCTATGA